Within Colias croceus chromosome 27, ilColCroc2.1, the genomic segment cgtgttggatccgtgtccccacgtaagccttccaaagatccgggtaccgtccttctggtggtacccgagtattatggaaatgagaaacataataataatagaccGGCATTTCTCCGCAACTCGACGTCAAGCGCCTATTTTGCATGAGAGAGGGAGGTGGGGGAAACCAGCTAAAACTGATACCCGAGCTCCTCCATGAAGCCAAGCAGCTTGTGAGGGTTGCCAAAGGCTTCGGGGAGGGACCCAGGAGACCCCAGGTATCTTGCCCTGTACTCCGCAACCCCCTTACATTCCATGATGACGTGGGCTGCCGTTTCCTCGGTCGCCATGCATGCTCTGCATAGCGGACTGTCTGTGATCCCTAGATTAAAGAGATGCTTGTTAAAGGGGCCGTGCCCTGTGAGGGTCCCTGTTATTACACGTAGTTGCACTCTACGTAGGTTGAGAAGCCGACGTGCAAGTCTCGAGTCAATGTCCGGTAGGGCTTCTCTGGCTTGCTTGCAGTCAGATCTGCTTGACCATTCCGCTCTCTGAGCAGTGCTATCGAGCTGGGTAATCATCATCCGGGTCCAGCTAGCAGGTAGCGGTATAATGGGAAAAGGTCCCATGACCGGTGTTTCAGATGCCCTTCTGGCTAGTATATCAGCAGCATCGTTTCCACGTGAGCTACTGTGTCCTTTTATCCATTGTAATACTAGGGAATTTCCCAGGTCACATACCTTAGTTAGGGCTAAGTGACACTCAAGGGTCAACCCTGAAGTGATTTCATGGCTTTTGATTGCCATGAGTGCTGCTTTGCTATCCGATAGGATCCGAATCGAATAGTTTGttacatttcttttaattatggCCGAAGCTGCAAGTAGAAGTCCTAGGCATTCAGCCTGAAAGACTGTATTATGGGGTCCCAAGGGTTGCGAGATGTTAATGTTTAGGACCCCAGCACCCGTACCATTTCCAGTCTTGGACCCGTCCGTGAAGATTAGAAGGTCTTCAACGCTGTTGTGTTCTGACGTGTATTCACGTAGCTGtatcttatatttattgtcAAAGATGAATTGCTTTGGGATCT encodes:
- the LOC123703686 gene encoding uncharacterized protein LOC123703686, which encodes MGALPENHNVALQNRHKTNANLRLCGLVAKDTTIGGYKQTAEISKTRLSGNHWQHEHNTNAAIEAMLDLPPLHLFVRQEALATAVRLKTQNLWRMLPTAHSKILTIAAEKESSLLAISDKIPKQFIFDNKYKIQLREYTSEHNSVEDLLIFTDGSKTGNGTGAGVLNINISQPLGPHNTVFQAECLGLLLAASAIIKRNVTNYSIRILSDSKAALMAIKSHEITSGLTLECHLALTKVCDLGNSLVLQWIKGHSSSRGNDAADILARRASETPVMGPFPIIPLPASWTRMMITQLDSTAQRAEWSSRSDCKQAREALPDIDSRLARRLLNLRRVQLRVITGTLTGHGPFNKHLFNLGITDSPLCRACMATEETAAHVIMECKGVAEYRARYLGSPGSLPEAFGNPHKLLGFMEELGYQF